The genome window tatataaacgtcgtcgaagggcctaaccgggcggttgcgaaacctcactattgactCTACCAGAACGCGTAGTACGGATAGCCGGAGTTTGGGTTAACATGGTCACCAGGCTTAAGCGGCTTAAGGTCATGGCGACCACCATTACGCATCTGAGCCATGTTGAGTTTACGATTTTCCATACGTTCCTTTTCTCCTGATGGCAGGCGAGGGAGGAGCCTGTCTTGGGTAGAAGGTATGAGTGTTTTTGTGCGGCGCCCGAGGAGTCGCTGAGAAGGGCTAGACTGTAGGCCTTCCGTTGGGGTGTTCCTGATGTTGAGTAGCCTCCTTGGCTGCTTTGGATTTTGTCAACAGTTTCTGAGCCACCTTCACGGCGGCCTCTACAGCACCATTAGCCTTTGAGTTACCCGGGCTAATGAACTCGTGTGTGAACGACCAGTTGGTGCTGAATCGCCTGAACTGATCAGACGTGAACTGGGTTCCGCGGTCCGAGACTAGAATGTCTGGAATGCCATGCCTAGCAAAATG of Lineus longissimus chromosome 17, tnLinLong1.2, whole genome shotgun sequence contains these proteins:
- the LOC135500958 gene encoding uncharacterized protein K02A2.6-like; this translates as MSAEIRSFVETCDTCATFADKQPPETLNLHDVPDRPWSKVASDLFSFKGKNYLVTVDYFSSFFELDYLHDITADTVIAKMKMHFARHGIPDILVSDRGTQFTSDQFRRFSTNWSFTHEFISPGNSKANGAVEAAVKVAQKLLTKSKAAKEATQHQEHPNGRPTV